One segment of Anguilla anguilla isolate fAngAng1 chromosome 1, fAngAng1.pri, whole genome shotgun sequence DNA contains the following:
- the si:cabz01093077.1 gene encoding C-C chemokine receptor type 4 isoform X3 produces MNDTEDPTLDYFYNYESSPCSTDATLGSGFQTVLFLTVFLLSFIGNIVVLWVLVRVIKLKSLTDICLLNLALSDLLVALSLPLWVFHAVKPRLVGDDLCKTTAGVYQIGLYSGLLFVCLISVDRYLAIVHAVAAMRARTLQYGIVASVVIWITSICGALPGFIFTVVSKDEEEGAARCEQIYNVESAKTFKLLRNFGENAVVLFIFLPIMLFCYSRILAVLLRTRNSNKHRAMRLIFAIVGLFLVSWVPYNVVVFLINIKELGIWNTCKVDRWTGMALTITETITLAHCCVNPIIYGFVGEKFRMHLRHVLSRVPICAACCQPPAIHSKVSENDTSNMTV; encoded by the coding sequence ATGAATGACACAGAGGATCCCACCTTGGATTACTTCTATAATTATGAATCCAGTCCCTGCAGCACAGATGCCACCCTAGGCTCGGGATTCCAAACAGTACTGTTCTTGACCGTATTTCTCCTCAGTTTCATCGGTAACATTGTTGTTTTGTGGGTCCTCGTCCGGGTCATCAAGCTGAAAAGCCTCACAGATATCTGCCTCCTGAACCTGGCCCTCTCCGACCTATTGGTGGCACTCTCACTGCCGCTGTGGGTGTTCCACGCTGTGAAGCCGAGGCTAGTGGGCGACGACCTTTGTAAAACCACGGCAGGCGTCTACCAGATAGGCCTCTACAGTGGTCTCCTGTTTGTGTGCCTCATAAGTGTCGATCGCTACCTGGCCATCGTCCACGCTGTGGCTGCAATGCGTGCCAGAACCCTTCAGTATGGGATAGTCGCAAGTGTGGTCATCTGGATCACATCCATTTGTGGCGCGCTGCCAGGCTTTATCTTTACTGTGGTTTCTAAAGACGAAGAGGAAGGTGCCGCACGCTGCGAACAGATCTACAACGTCGAATCGGCAAAGACTTTTAAACTCCTCCGTAACTTTGGGGAGAATGCAGTGGTGCTCTTTATCTTCCTCCCTATAATGCTGTTCTGCTACAGCAGAATCCTGGCTGTGCTACTGAGGACCCGGAACTCCAATAAGCACCGGGCCATGAGGCTGATCTTTGCCATCGTTGGCCTGTTTCTGGTCTCCTGGGTTCCGTACAATGTGGTGGTTTTCCTCATCAATATAAAGGAACTGGGCATTTGGAACACGTGCAAGGTGGACAGATGGACGGGTATGGCCCTGACCATAACTGAGACCATCACCTTGGCACACTGCTGCGTGAACCCAATCATCTATGGTTTTGTGGGGGAGAAGTTTCGGATGCACCTGAGGCACGTACTGTCCAGAGTGCCAATCTGTGCAGCTTGCTGCCAGCCTCCAGCGATCCACAGCAAGGTGTCTGAAAACGACACGTCCAACATGACGGTGTGA
- the si:cabz01093077.1 gene encoding C-C chemokine receptor type 4 isoform X1, producing the protein MLTNLPNIICKPFCPPLSFPLPLLTPRMNDTEDPTLDYFYNYESSPCSTDATLGSGFQTVLFLTVFLLSFIGNIVVLWVLVRVIKLKSLTDICLLNLALSDLLVALSLPLWVFHAVKPRLVGDDLCKTTAGVYQIGLYSGLLFVCLISVDRYLAIVHAVAAMRARTLQYGIVASVVIWITSICGALPGFIFTVVSKDEEEGAARCEQIYNVESAKTFKLLRNFGENAVVLFIFLPIMLFCYSRILAVLLRTRNSNKHRAMRLIFAIVGLFLVSWVPYNVVVFLINIKELGIWNTCKVDRWTGMALTITETITLAHCCVNPIIYGFVGEKFRMHLRHVLSRVPICAACCQPPAIHSKVSENDTSNMTV; encoded by the coding sequence ATGCTGACAAATTTACCAAACATCATTTGTAAGCCgttctgtccccctctctccttcccactCCCACTCCTCACTCCCAGAATGAATGACACAGAGGATCCCACCTTGGATTACTTCTATAATTATGAATCCAGTCCCTGCAGCACAGATGCCACCCTAGGCTCGGGATTCCAAACAGTACTGTTCTTGACCGTATTTCTCCTCAGTTTCATCGGTAACATTGTTGTTTTGTGGGTCCTCGTCCGGGTCATCAAGCTGAAAAGCCTCACAGATATCTGCCTCCTGAACCTGGCCCTCTCCGACCTATTGGTGGCACTCTCACTGCCGCTGTGGGTGTTCCACGCTGTGAAGCCGAGGCTAGTGGGCGACGACCTTTGTAAAACCACGGCAGGCGTCTACCAGATAGGCCTCTACAGTGGTCTCCTGTTTGTGTGCCTCATAAGTGTCGATCGCTACCTGGCCATCGTCCACGCTGTGGCTGCAATGCGTGCCAGAACCCTTCAGTATGGGATAGTCGCAAGTGTGGTCATCTGGATCACATCCATTTGTGGCGCGCTGCCAGGCTTTATCTTTACTGTGGTTTCTAAAGACGAAGAGGAAGGTGCCGCACGCTGCGAACAGATCTACAACGTCGAATCGGCAAAGACTTTTAAACTCCTCCGTAACTTTGGGGAGAATGCAGTGGTGCTCTTTATCTTCCTCCCTATAATGCTGTTCTGCTACAGCAGAATCCTGGCTGTGCTACTGAGGACCCGGAACTCCAATAAGCACCGGGCCATGAGGCTGATCTTTGCCATCGTTGGCCTGTTTCTGGTCTCCTGGGTTCCGTACAATGTGGTGGTTTTCCTCATCAATATAAAGGAACTGGGCATTTGGAACACGTGCAAGGTGGACAGATGGACGGGTATGGCCCTGACCATAACTGAGACCATCACCTTGGCACACTGCTGCGTGAACCCAATCATCTATGGTTTTGTGGGGGAGAAGTTTCGGATGCACCTGAGGCACGTACTGTCCAGAGTGCCAATCTGTGCAGCTTGCTGCCAGCCTCCAGCGATCCACAGCAAGGTGTCTGAAAACGACACGTCCAACATGACGGTGTGA
- the si:cabz01093077.1 gene encoding C-C chemokine receptor type 4 isoform X2, with product MRMNDTEDPTLDYFYNYESSPCSTDATLGSGFQTVLFLTVFLLSFIGNIVVLWVLVRVIKLKSLTDICLLNLALSDLLVALSLPLWVFHAVKPRLVGDDLCKTTAGVYQIGLYSGLLFVCLISVDRYLAIVHAVAAMRARTLQYGIVASVVIWITSICGALPGFIFTVVSKDEEEGAARCEQIYNVESAKTFKLLRNFGENAVVLFIFLPIMLFCYSRILAVLLRTRNSNKHRAMRLIFAIVGLFLVSWVPYNVVVFLINIKELGIWNTCKVDRWTGMALTITETITLAHCCVNPIIYGFVGEKFRMHLRHVLSRVPICAACCQPPAIHSKVSENDTSNMTV from the exons ATGAG AATGAATGACACAGAGGATCCCACCTTGGATTACTTCTATAATTATGAATCCAGTCCCTGCAGCACAGATGCCACCCTAGGCTCGGGATTCCAAACAGTACTGTTCTTGACCGTATTTCTCCTCAGTTTCATCGGTAACATTGTTGTTTTGTGGGTCCTCGTCCGGGTCATCAAGCTGAAAAGCCTCACAGATATCTGCCTCCTGAACCTGGCCCTCTCCGACCTATTGGTGGCACTCTCACTGCCGCTGTGGGTGTTCCACGCTGTGAAGCCGAGGCTAGTGGGCGACGACCTTTGTAAAACCACGGCAGGCGTCTACCAGATAGGCCTCTACAGTGGTCTCCTGTTTGTGTGCCTCATAAGTGTCGATCGCTACCTGGCCATCGTCCACGCTGTGGCTGCAATGCGTGCCAGAACCCTTCAGTATGGGATAGTCGCAAGTGTGGTCATCTGGATCACATCCATTTGTGGCGCGCTGCCAGGCTTTATCTTTACTGTGGTTTCTAAAGACGAAGAGGAAGGTGCCGCACGCTGCGAACAGATCTACAACGTCGAATCGGCAAAGACTTTTAAACTCCTCCGTAACTTTGGGGAGAATGCAGTGGTGCTCTTTATCTTCCTCCCTATAATGCTGTTCTGCTACAGCAGAATCCTGGCTGTGCTACTGAGGACCCGGAACTCCAATAAGCACCGGGCCATGAGGCTGATCTTTGCCATCGTTGGCCTGTTTCTGGTCTCCTGGGTTCCGTACAATGTGGTGGTTTTCCTCATCAATATAAAGGAACTGGGCATTTGGAACACGTGCAAGGTGGACAGATGGACGGGTATGGCCCTGACCATAACTGAGACCATCACCTTGGCACACTGCTGCGTGAACCCAATCATCTATGGTTTTGTGGGGGAGAAGTTTCGGATGCACCTGAGGCACGTACTGTCCAGAGTGCCAATCTGTGCAGCTTGCTGCCAGCCTCCAGCGATCCACAGCAAGGTGTCTGAAAACGACACGTCCAACATGACGGTGTGA
- the LOC118208125 gene encoding C-C chemokine receptor type 5-like has translation MGQGEPATTNEYSDYYSSNSEFTEQCNNSSVREFGRIFLPTLYSLVFIVGLLGNGLVAYVLLAYQRKTMTMTDLCLLQLAVSDLLFIISLPFWSHYAAARNWPFGEFLCKTVTGLYLLGFYGSIFFMVLMSMDRYVVIVHAVTTARHRSMRVGMALCGVIWLISFCASLPTFLFTQVKNESDSFTCKVEFPEGSSWKQFTYFQMNLLGLLLPLCIMMYCYSRIIPTLVNLRSVQRHKAIRLILIIIIMFFLFWTPYNVTIFLRALHTLGYFSECDSIRNLDFSLQCTEAIAFTHCCLNPVIYALVGQKFQRMVIKLLQKWLSLFSCNFYNSSTAELYERRGSTFSRSSEMTSARFL, from the exons ATGGGACAAG GGGAGCCAGCGACGACGAACGAATACAGTGACTATTATTCATCAAATAGTGAGTTCACTGAACAGTGTAACAACTCCAGTGTTCGGGAGTTTGGCCGCATCTTCCTCCCCACCCTCTACAGTCTGGTCTTCATCGTGGGCCTCCTGGGAAACGGACTGGTGGCTTATGTGCTGTTGGCGTACCAGAGGAAGACCATGACCATGACCGATTTGTGTCTGCTTCAGTTGGCCGTGTCTGACCTGCTCTTCATCATTTCTCTGCCCTTCTGGTCCCACTATGCGGCGGCAAGAAATTGGCCCTTTGGGGAATTCCTGTGCAAAACTGTGACTGGTCTGTACCTGCTGGGCTTCTATGGCAGCATCTTCTTCATGGTGCTGATGAGCATGGATCGCTACGTGGTCATCGTCCATGCTGTCACCACTGCCAGACACAGATCCATGCGTGTGGGTATGGCCCTGTGTGGAGTGATCTGGCTCATCAGTTTCTGCGCGTCTCTCCCAACCTTCTTGTTCACACAAGTGAAAAATGAGTCCGATTCTTTCACCTGTAAGGTAGAGTTTCCAGAGGGCAGCTCATGGAAGCAGTtcacatattttcaaatgaacctGTTAGGGTTATTGCTTCCTCTCTGTATTATGATGTACTGTTACTCCAGAATAATCCCCACTTTAGTCAACCTCAGATCTGTCCAAAGGCACAAAGCCATCAGACTAATTTTAATTATCATCATTATGTTCTTCCTCTTCTGGACTCCATACAATGTCACCATATTCCTGCGTGCTCTGCATACCTTAGGCTACTTCAGTGAATGTGATTCCATCAGGAATTTAGATTTTTCCCTGCAATGTACTGAGGCTATTGCATTCACTCACTGCTGTTTGAATCCAGTAATCTATGCTTTGGTGGGCCAGAAGTTTCAGCGAATGGTCATCAAGTTGCTTCAGAAATGGCTGTCACTTTTCTCATGTAATTTCTATAATTCTTCTACTGCAGAGTTGTATGAGAGAAGGGGTTCAACCTTCTCTAGATCTTCTGAGATGACCTCTGCTCGGTTTCTGTAA
- the LOC118223191 gene encoding C-C chemokine receptor type 5-like, producing MGSVTEAQDYTSYDNAEDEFQPCNKVSVQEFGRIFLPTLYSLVFIVGLVGNGLVAYVLVVCQRKTMTMTDLCLLQLAVSDLIFIISLPFWSHYVAARNWPFGGFLCKTVTGLYLLGFYGSIFFMVLMSMDRYVVIIHAVTTARHRSMLVGMALCGVIWLISFCASVPTFLFTQVKNESDSFTCKVVFPEGSSWEQVTYFQMNLLGFLLPLCIMVFCYSRIIPTLVNLRSVQRHKAIRLILIIVILFFLFWTPYNVTIFLHALHTLGYFSECDFSQNLDFSLQWTETIAFTHCCLNPVIYALVGQRFQRMVLKLLRKWLTCIFSCNPSNSFTGDQSNRMSSFSRSSEHNTTRLM from the coding sequence ATGGGCAGTGTGACAGAAGCACAAGATTATACTTCCTATGATAATGCTGAAGATGAATTTCAGCCTTGTAACAAAGTCAGCGTTCAGGAGTTTGGGCGCATCTTCCTCCCCACCCTCTACAGTCTGGTCTTCATCGTGGGCCTCGTGGGAAACGGACTGGTGGCTTATGTGCTGGTGGTGTGCCAGAGGAAGACCATGACCATGACCGATTTGTGTCTGCTTCAGTTGGCCGTGTCTGACCTGATCTTTATCATTTCTCTGCCCTTCTGGTCCCACTATGTGGCGGCAAGAAATTGGCCCTTCGGGGGCTTCCTGTGCAAAACTGTGACTGGTCTGTACCTGCTGGGCTTCTATGGCAGCATCTTCTTCATGGTGCTGATGAGCATGGATCGCTACGTGGTCATCATCCATGCTGTCACCACTGCCAGACACAGATCCATGCTTGTGGGTATGGCCCTGTGTGGAGTGATCTGGCTCATCAGTTTCTGCGCTTCTGTCCCAACCTTCTTGTTCACACAAGTGAAAAATGAGTCTGATTCTTTCACCTGTAAGGTGGTGTTTCCAGAGGGCAGCTCATGGGAGCAGGtcacatattttcaaatgaacctGTTAGGGTTTCTGCTTCCTCTCTGTATTATGGTGTTCTGTTACTCCAGAATAATCCCCACTTTAGTCAACCTCAGATCTGTCCAAAGGCACAAAGCCATCAGGCTAATTTTAATTATCGTCATTCTGTTCTTCCTCTTCTGGACTCCATACAATGTCACCATATTCCTGCATGCTCTGCATACCTTAGGCTACTTCAGTGAATGTGATTTCAGCCAGAATTTAGATTTTTCTCTGCAATGGACTGAGACCATTGCATTCACTCACTGCTGTTTGAATCCAGTAATCTATGCTTTGGTGGGCCAGAGGTTTCAGCGAATGGTCCTCAAGTTACTTAGGAAATGGCTGACATGCATTTTCTCATGTAATCCCAGCAATTCTTTTACGGGGGACCAGTCTAACAGAATGTCCTCCTTTTCCAGATCTTCAGAACATAATACTACAAGGCTTATGTGA